One region of Faecalibacter bovis genomic DNA includes:
- a CDS encoding ribonuclease HII, whose protein sequence is MDKSLTNLEFEVGCDEAGRGCLAGPVVAAAVILGKDFSNDIINDSKKLPEKNRNSLRLYIEENALAWAVGIVSPKEIDEINILNASFLAMHRALDQINMPLDLIVVDGNRFNKYNEIPHECIVKGDGKYMNIAAASILAKTYRDEIMENLDLEFPQYHWKKNKAYPTKAHRDAIAEFGTTPHHRLSFRLLPEQLTLDL, encoded by the coding sequence ATGGACAAATCTTTAACAAATCTTGAATTTGAAGTGGGTTGTGATGAAGCTGGAAGAGGTTGTTTGGCAGGTCCAGTTGTAGCAGCTGCTGTTATATTAGGTAAAGATTTTAGCAACGATATTATAAATGATTCAAAAAAACTACCCGAAAAAAATAGAAATTCGCTTAGATTATATATCGAAGAAAATGCATTAGCTTGGGCTGTTGGAATTGTTTCTCCAAAAGAAATTGATGAAATAAATATTCTGAACGCAAGTTTTTTGGCTATGCATCGAGCATTGGATCAAATTAATATGCCACTAGATTTAATTGTAGTGGATGGAAATAGATTTAATAAATACAATGAAATCCCACACGAATGCATTGTTAAGGGCGATGGTAAATATATGAATATTGCTGCGGCATCAATCTTAGCGAAAACTTATCGTGATGAAATTATGGAGAATTTGGATTTAGAATTTCCACAATATCATTGGAAAAAAAATAAAGCATATCCTACAAAAGCTCATCGAGATGCAATTGCAGAATTTGGAACAACCCCACATCATAGGTTATCATTTAGATTATTACCTGAACAATTAACATTAGATTTATAA
- a CDS encoding SusC/RagA family TonB-linked outer membrane protein, with the protein MRRNLKNLFVLGGLLLSASMYAQEKTVTGVVKDADGLPVMDAVVKTSGGKEVYTDENGAFSVEANKGDYIFVESMGLPTQTIVVGDETSYTVSFQPSEDIELGEAVVTALGITRDKKSLGYASQEVKGDIVSQGRGTNALQSLSGNVAGAQITSPSGLGTSARIVLRGIGSVTGENRPLIVVDGVPMDNSNYNASSASTGGGGRDYGDGSFDINPDDVESVNVLKGGPAAALYGSRANNGVIMITTKSAKKGRDEIVFNTGVAFESTNIQPKLQQLYGGGIDDFVTVNIDGRDFQIVDYGMDGSWGPRLDGQQVLHWDAFDPERPQDYLQTRAWSAPKNNYKTLYQTGIAYTNSVSFSKSYENTSARMSLSHLDQSGILPNTSLKRTTANLNLSTKFNDKLTAKGGITYVRTNGYNRPEFGYGDNSIPQKLYQWGQVQLDFDRLKHYKTSTGEQRTWNRKAWNDATPNYNDNHYWILYENTSYDQRDRFYGNFELKYDILPGLYAVGNVYGDNSTLNINSRVAVGSQAQSGYAENIRERTEMNYEGRLHLDKKWGDFSLNAFAGVNRRHETYSAFNASTNGGLIVPGLYSINNSAQQASVSTSKSKRRVNSVFASASLGFMDTFFLEATARNDWSSTLPAGDNSYFYPSFTGSLVFSELIEASWLNFGKLRAGWSQTGNDTSPHQIYDTYENTAFSGSTFNGDPYFLTSLSKKNEFLKPETKTSWEVGVEMQMFKNRFGFDVTYYNEETEDLIMPVAFGAETGVTSKILNAGKTVNKGIEAMVNIVPVRTNDFEWGINVNFSKNENEVVELYDGVESLQLASAPFKATLNAMVGEKYGQIRGTDFIYDADGNKVVGANGLYLTSAVKNLGSIIPDWNMGIRNSVKYKNVSLSALLDIQQGGKYFSVTNMFGMYSGMLEETAANGVRENGIVAEGVTGTVVNNGDGTYTVSNTAQNTRNVSAYSYFGHYYAGPTAQNVFDADYIKLREVTLSYTFPEKFRGPFSNVVISAFGRNLGTWGLDNKHFDPEQAAGGSGNVQGLEGGSLPSTRTYGMNLKLQF; encoded by the coding sequence ATGAGGAGAAATTTAAAAAACTTGTTTGTACTTGGAGGATTACTATTAAGTGCTTCTATGTATGCGCAAGAAAAAACTGTTACTGGTGTTGTTAAAGACGCTGATGGTCTTCCAGTAATGGATGCAGTTGTAAAAACTTCTGGAGGTAAAGAAGTTTACACTGACGAGAATGGTGCATTCTCAGTAGAAGCTAATAAAGGAGACTATATTTTTGTGGAATCTATGGGGCTTCCTACACAAACTATTGTAGTTGGTGATGAAACTTCTTACACAGTTTCTTTTCAACCTTCTGAGGATATTGAGTTAGGAGAAGCTGTAGTAACTGCTTTAGGTATTACAAGAGATAAGAAATCATTAGGTTACGCATCACAAGAAGTAAAAGGTGATATCGTATCTCAAGGACGTGGGACAAATGCTTTACAATCTTTATCAGGTAATGTTGCGGGAGCACAAATTACTTCACCTTCAGGTTTAGGTACATCTGCACGTATTGTTTTACGTGGTATTGGATCTGTAACGGGTGAAAATAGACCTTTAATTGTAGTTGATGGAGTACCAATGGATAACTCTAACTATAATGCATCTTCAGCATCTACTGGTGGTGGAGGTCGTGATTATGGTGATGGATCTTTTGATATTAACCCAGATGATGTAGAGTCTGTAAACGTATTAAAAGGTGGACCTGCTGCCGCTTTATACGGTTCTCGTGCAAATAACGGGGTAATCATGATTACAACGAAATCTGCTAAAAAAGGTAGAGATGAAATTGTTTTCAATACTGGTGTTGCTTTCGAATCAACTAATATTCAACCAAAATTACAACAATTATATGGAGGAGGTATTGATGATTTTGTAACAGTTAATATTGACGGTCGTGATTTCCAGATTGTTGATTACGGTATGGATGGTTCGTGGGGTCCACGTTTAGATGGTCAACAAGTTTTACATTGGGATGCTTTTGATCCAGAACGTCCACAAGATTACTTACAAACTAGAGCATGGTCTGCACCAAAAAATAATTACAAGACTTTATACCAAACAGGTATCGCATATACAAACTCTGTGTCATTCTCTAAATCTTACGAGAATACATCAGCACGTATGTCGTTATCACATTTAGATCAGTCAGGTATTTTACCAAATACTAGTTTAAAAAGAACTACGGCTAATTTAAATTTATCAACAAAATTCAATGATAAATTAACTGCAAAAGGAGGTATTACTTACGTTAGAACTAATGGTTATAACCGTCCAGAGTTCGGATACGGAGATAATTCTATTCCACAGAAATTGTATCAATGGGGACAAGTTCAATTAGATTTTGATCGTTTAAAACATTACAAAACAAGTACTGGAGAACAAAGAACTTGGAACCGTAAGGCATGGAATGATGCTACTCCAAACTATAACGATAACCATTACTGGATTTTATACGAAAATACTTCATACGATCAACGTGACCGTTTCTACGGAAATTTCGAATTAAAGTATGATATCTTACCTGGATTATACGCAGTAGGTAATGTTTATGGTGATAACTCGACATTAAACATCAACTCTCGTGTTGCAGTAGGATCTCAAGCTCAGTCTGGATATGCAGAAAATATTCGTGAGCGTACTGAAATGAACTACGAAGGTCGTTTACACTTAGATAAAAAATGGGGTGATTTCAGCTTAAATGCATTTGCGGGTGTTAACAGAAGACACGAAACTTATTCTGCATTTAATGCTAGTACAAATGGAGGTTTAATTGTACCAGGATTATACTCTATTAATAACTCAGCTCAACAAGCATCTGTATCTACATCAAAATCTAAAAGACGTGTAAACTCTGTATTTGCAAGTGCGTCTTTAGGATTCATGGATACTTTTTTCTTAGAAGCTACAGCTCGTAATGACTGGTCTTCGACTTTACCAGCAGGTGATAATTCATACTTCTATCCATCTTTCACAGGATCGTTAGTATTCTCTGAATTGATTGAAGCATCTTGGTTAAACTTTGGTAAGTTAAGAGCTGGTTGGTCGCAAACAGGTAACGATACGTCTCCACATCAAATTTATGATACATACGAGAACACTGCGTTCAGTGGTTCAACCTTTAATGGAGATCCTTATTTCTTGACTTCATTATCTAAGAAAAATGAATTCTTAAAACCAGAAACTAAAACTTCTTGGGAGGTAGGTGTAGAAATGCAAATGTTCAAAAATCGTTTTGGTTTTGATGTAACTTATTACAACGAAGAAACTGAAGATTTGATTATGCCAGTTGCATTTGGTGCTGAAACAGGAGTTACTTCTAAAATCTTAAATGCAGGTAAAACTGTAAACAAAGGTATCGAAGCAATGGTTAATATTGTTCCAGTTCGTACAAATGATTTCGAATGGGGAATTAACGTTAACTTCTCTAAAAACGAAAATGAGGTTGTTGAATTATACGACGGAGTTGAATCTTTACAATTAGCATCTGCACCATTCAAAGCTACTTTAAATGCAATGGTAGGTGAGAAATATGGACAAATACGTGGTACAGATTTCATTTATGATGCTGATGGTAACAAAGTTGTTGGAGCTAATGGTTTATACTTAACTTCAGCAGTTAAAAACTTAGGATCTATCATTCCAGATTGGAACATGGGTATCCGTAATAGTGTGAAATACAAAAACGTTAGTTTATCTGCATTATTAGATATCCAACAAGGAGGTAAATATTTCTCTGTAACTAATATGTTTGGTATGTATTCAGGTATGTTAGAAGAAACTGCAGCAAACGGTGTTCGTGAAAATGGTATTGTAGCTGAAGGTGTTACTGGAACTGTTGTAAATAACGGAGACGGAACATATACAGTTTCTAATACAGCTCAAAATACAAGAAATGTGTCAGCTTATAGTTATTTTGGACACTACTATGCAGGACCAACAGCACAAAACGTATTTGATGCAGACTATATTAAATTAAGAGAGGTTACTTTATCTTATACTTTCCCAGAGAAATTTAGAGGACCATTCTCAAATGTAGTTATTTCTGCATTCGGAAGAAACTTAGGTACATGGGGGTTAGATAATAAACACTTCGATCCAGAACAAGCAGCTGGAGGAAGTGGAAATGTACAAGGTTTAGAAGGTGGATCATTACCATCGACTAGAACTTACGGTATGAACCTTAAATTACAATTTTAA
- a CDS encoding glycosyltransferase family 117 protein: MDNNFRKWNNILGWVMFAIAAVVYLMTMERHLSLWDCGEYIVSSAKLGVTHAPGAALFQLFGAVWAGLSFGDGGKYAILINSTSALFSAGTILFLFWTITYFARKMFMNQKDINISVDAISLNQTQKLITLGSGLIGASIFMFSDTFWFSAVEGEVYAMSSFFTAVIVWLITKWDPVADTERGNKWLVVIALFIGLSIGVHLMAILAVPLVCYVYYARKYKFSVKSFIIANIITVGILAFTFKIIFPLSMTFFGKTEIYVVNNLGMPFHSGSIIASVILIGFLYAVFKLSKKYGSALVNTISWCVTFMLVGFSCWLVIPIRANANPHMNLNDPDTALGVLDYFNREQYGSWPVMYGPAYTAHIANDGINKDADGNYERVVTGADYVKDNRIGQYVKVSDRIDYVYNDKYMKIFPKMFNPDPNVMENYAAVYGFPEFSLNAAYYNDEGAQQAYAELMSRKEAKSLKIADLRKYNEILDIEPPTFAQQVNYFLDYQVGYMFLRYFMWNFSGRQNDLEGNFEVTKGNWISGFSFIDNPRLGDQSILPAEYKNDGTNVYYMLPLILGLIGMFVQLNRNFVNWWAILSLFFLTSVGIIIYTSVKPFEPRERDYALVSSFFAFSIWCGLGVQGIYFALKKITKKEVTPGLAGGVIAVLAGIPVLMGFQNWDDHDRSERSVAYSLAYNYINPLDKNAILFVYGDNDTYPLWGLQETENFREDVKIANLTLAASPWNLEQLLRRTYNATGLPTNLKTSDFQSGTNDNIFMVAGTIANIFDQLNSFTKTGPNGEKIALSQLAQMTPEQASQFLTDPELDLNQILSVYTGLAPLEKFITNDTMTAKEAIDFILDNKSETKKALADYFGYQVGPVNFLPVSKIKIPVNKANAIKYGIVAKEDADKMVDEIVINITKSTLYKSDLMMISMLANYNWDRPIYFSGGGVSDASNTFYLNDYLQNTGLTYKFVPIYNEFGKGGVIGGSNLNELSRIFYSFKSSGFENPNASFSITERAYTSSYRNVAVRLADDLLKAGKKAEAIKVLDKIMNDIPAWTQYDVGYGVSRIAGLYLKAGENKKAQDLFAYVRKNSNDKINFFNTLSIGNRNTVSRDVASAKSDIMMALFNEVSAISEKGEKQKALARFEKDFAPLKAEFETMYKEVIADGKVDPNEETRLMNQLNFLNDLIGVAAEVDTIYAKKQQDILYKIVGQ; this comes from the coding sequence ATGGATAATAATTTCAGAAAATGGAATAATATCTTAGGTTGGGTAATGTTTGCAATAGCAGCTGTCGTTTATTTGATGACGATGGAACGCCACCTAAGTTTATGGGATTGTGGGGAATATATTGTTTCCTCAGCTAAATTAGGAGTTACACATGCTCCGGGAGCGGCTTTGTTTCAATTGTTTGGAGCCGTTTGGGCAGGTTTATCATTTGGTGACGGAGGTAAATATGCTATTTTAATTAATTCAACTTCAGCATTATTTAGTGCGGGAACAATATTGTTTTTGTTTTGGACAATTACATATTTCGCTCGAAAAATGTTCATGAATCAAAAGGATATCAATATTTCTGTTGATGCAATTAGTTTAAATCAAACACAAAAATTAATCACTTTAGGTAGTGGCCTTATAGGTGCATCAATTTTTATGTTTAGTGATACATTTTGGTTTTCAGCGGTTGAAGGAGAGGTTTACGCTATGTCGTCTTTCTTTACAGCTGTAATTGTTTGGTTAATTACAAAATGGGATCCAGTTGCAGATACTGAACGTGGTAACAAATGGTTAGTGGTGATTGCTTTATTCATTGGTCTTTCGATCGGTGTTCACTTAATGGCAATACTTGCGGTTCCTTTAGTTTGTTACGTTTATTACGCACGAAAATATAAATTTAGTGTTAAAAGTTTCATCATCGCAAACATTATAACAGTTGGGATTTTAGCTTTTACATTCAAAATAATTTTCCCGTTATCAATGACATTCTTTGGTAAAACAGAGATTTATGTTGTTAATAATTTAGGAATGCCTTTCCATTCAGGTTCAATAATAGCGTCTGTTATATTAATTGGATTTTTATATGCGGTATTTAAATTATCAAAAAAATATGGTTCTGCGTTAGTTAATACCATTTCTTGGTGTGTAACTTTTATGTTAGTAGGATTTTCATGTTGGTTAGTTATTCCGATTCGTGCGAATGCAAATCCTCACATGAATTTGAATGATCCTGATACTGCCTTAGGAGTTTTAGATTATTTTAATCGTGAACAATATGGTTCATGGCCTGTAATGTACGGTCCAGCTTATACAGCTCATATTGCCAATGATGGGATCAACAAAGATGCTGATGGTAATTATGAAAGAGTTGTAACAGGTGCTGATTATGTAAAAGATAATAGAATTGGACAATATGTAAAAGTTTCAGATCGTATCGATTATGTATATAACGATAAGTATATGAAGATTTTCCCTAAAATGTTCAATCCAGATCCGAATGTAATGGAAAACTATGCTGCGGTTTATGGTTTTCCAGAATTTTCTTTAAACGCAGCTTATTATAATGATGAAGGTGCGCAACAAGCTTACGCGGAATTAATGTCTCGTAAAGAAGCAAAATCATTAAAGATTGCTGATTTAAGAAAATATAATGAGATTTTAGATATTGAACCCCCAACGTTTGCACAACAAGTAAACTACTTCTTAGATTATCAAGTTGGTTATATGTTTTTACGTTATTTTATGTGGAATTTCTCTGGTCGTCAAAATGATTTAGAAGGAAATTTTGAAGTAACGAAAGGAAATTGGATTTCTGGTTTCTCATTTATTGATAATCCACGTTTAGGAGATCAATCTATATTACCAGCAGAATATAAAAATGATGGTACAAATGTATATTACATGTTACCATTAATCTTAGGTTTAATCGGAATGTTTGTTCAATTAAACAGAAACTTTGTAAACTGGTGGGCAATATTATCGTTGTTCTTCTTAACAAGTGTGGGTATCATTATCTATACTTCTGTTAAACCGTTTGAACCACGCGAACGTGATTATGCATTAGTTAGTTCGTTTTTTGCCTTTTCTATTTGGTGTGGGTTAGGAGTACAAGGTATTTATTTTGCTTTAAAGAAAATTACAAAGAAAGAAGTAACTCCTGGTTTAGCAGGTGGGGTAATTGCGGTTTTAGCAGGAATTCCAGTATTAATGGGATTCCAAAATTGGGATGATCATGATCGTTCAGAACGTTCAGTTGCTTATTCTTTAGCGTACAACTACATAAATCCGTTAGATAAAAATGCTATTTTATTTGTTTACGGAGATAATGACACGTATCCTTTATGGGGATTACAAGAAACAGAAAATTTCCGTGAAGATGTGAAGATTGCTAATTTAACTTTAGCGGCTTCTCCATGGAATTTAGAACAATTGTTGCGCCGTACTTATAATGCAACTGGTTTACCTACTAATTTGAAAACTTCAGATTTCCAAAGTGGTACGAATGATAATATCTTCATGGTAGCTGGTACGATTGCAAATATTTTTGATCAATTAAATTCATTTACGAAAACAGGTCCTAATGGAGAAAAAATAGCTTTATCACAATTAGCTCAAATGACTCCTGAACAGGCATCTCAATTCTTAACTGATCCTGAATTAGATTTAAATCAAATATTATCTGTTTATACAGGTTTAGCTCCGTTAGAAAAGTTTATTACAAACGATACAATGACGGCGAAAGAAGCTATTGATTTTATTTTAGATAATAAATCTGAGACTAAAAAAGCGTTAGCTGATTATTTTGGTTATCAAGTTGGTCCGGTTAATTTCTTACCAGTTAGTAAAATTAAAATTCCGGTAAATAAAGCTAATGCTATTAAATACGGTATTGTTGCAAAAGAAGATGCTGATAAAATGGTGGATGAAATCGTAATTAATATTACAAAATCAACTTTATATAAAAGTGATTTAATGATGATTTCAATGTTAGCAAATTACAACTGGGATCGTCCGATTTATTTCAGTGGAGGTGGAGTTTCAGATGCTTCAAATACATTCTATTTAAATGATTATTTACAAAATACGGGTCTTACTTACAAATTTGTTCCTATTTACAATGAATTTGGAAAAGGCGGTGTAATTGGAGGATCTAACTTAAATGAGTTATCAAGAATTTTCTATTCATTCAAATCTTCAGGTTTCGAGAATCCAAATGCATCATTTAGTATTACAGAACGTGCTTACACTTCTTCGTACAGAAATGTAGCAGTACGTTTGGCTGATGATTTATTAAAAGCAGGTAAGAAAGCAGAAGCGATTAAAGTGTTAGATAAAATAATGAATGATATTCCTGCTTGGACACAATATGATGTAGGGTATGGTGTAAGCCGTATTGCTGGATTATATTTAAAAGCCGGAGAAAATAAGAAAGCTCAAGATTTATTTGCTTACGTGCGTAAAAACTCTAATGACAAAATTAATTTCTTTAATACGTTATCAATAGGAAATAGAAATACAGTGTCGAGAGATGTTGCAAGTGCAAAAAGTGATATCATGATGGCTCTGTTTAATGAAGTTTCTGCAATTTCTGAAAAAGGTGAAAAACAAAAAGCTTTAGCTCGTTTCGAGAAAGATTTTGCACCTTTAAAAGCAGAATTTGAAACAATGTATAAAGAAGTTATCGCAGACGGAAAAGTTGATCCAAATGAAGAAACGAGATTGATGAATCAATTAAATTTCTTAAATGATTTAATTGGTGTAGCTGCAGAAGTTGATACAATTTATGCTAAAAAACAGCAAGATATTTTATATAAAATTGTTGGTCAGTAA
- the guaB gene encoding IMP dehydrogenase, which yields MPLTDKILQTGYTFDDVLLVPAFSEILPNQVSLQTRFTDNITLNVPIVSAAMDTVSEARLAIALAREGGLSFIHKNMSIEEQANEIDMVKRSENGMISDPITLTRKHTLRDAVALMEKYKISGLPVIEEDRTLVGIITNRDIRYQVNFDQLIEDVMTKENIITSGIDTDLLKAKSILSQYRIEKLPIVDQYNKLIGLITIKDIDNLTEFPNACKDSQGRLRVGAGVGVGADTLERVQALVNKGVDIVALDSAHGHSAGVINKVAEVRNAFPLLDIVGGNIVTADAAKALIDAGANALKVGVGPGSICTTRVVAGVGVPQLSAIHDVYNYAKTRNVSVIGDGGIKLSGDIVKAIAAGANLVMLGSLFAGTDEAPGEEIIFQGRKFKAYQGMGSLAAMKRGSKDRYFQSDANKLVPEGIEGRVPHKGSISDVVYQLCGGLRAGMGYCGTPTIQDLIENGKFVKITGAGLHESHPHDVVITKEAPNYSN from the coding sequence ATGCCTTTAACAGACAAAATACTTCAAACTGGCTATACTTTTGACGATGTGTTATTAGTACCGGCTTTCTCAGAGATTCTACCGAACCAAGTATCTCTACAAACACGATTCACAGACAACATAACCTTAAATGTTCCTATCGTTTCTGCAGCGATGGACACAGTATCAGAAGCTCGTTTAGCGATCGCACTTGCACGTGAAGGTGGATTATCTTTTATCCACAAAAACATGTCAATCGAAGAACAAGCGAATGAAATTGATATGGTTAAACGTTCTGAAAACGGAATGATTTCAGATCCAATTACTTTAACAAGAAAACATACTTTACGTGATGCTGTTGCATTAATGGAAAAATATAAGATTTCTGGTCTACCTGTAATTGAAGAAGATAGAACATTAGTAGGTATAATCACTAATCGTGATATTCGTTACCAAGTTAACTTCGATCAATTGATTGAAGATGTAATGACGAAAGAAAACATTATTACTTCTGGAATTGATACAGATTTATTAAAAGCTAAATCTATTTTATCTCAATATAGAATTGAAAAATTACCAATTGTTGACCAATACAATAAATTAATTGGTTTAATTACAATTAAGGATATTGATAACTTAACAGAATTTCCAAACGCTTGTAAAGATTCTCAAGGTCGTTTACGCGTTGGTGCTGGTGTTGGTGTTGGTGCTGACACTTTAGAACGTGTACAAGCATTAGTAAACAAAGGTGTTGATATTGTTGCCTTAGATTCAGCTCATGGACATTCTGCAGGTGTAATTAACAAAGTTGCAGAAGTTCGTAATGCTTTCCCTCTTTTAGATATTGTAGGTGGAAATATTGTAACTGCTGATGCAGCTAAAGCGTTAATTGATGCTGGAGCAAATGCATTAAAAGTTGGTGTTGGACCAGGATCTATTTGTACAACTCGTGTTGTAGCAGGTGTTGGTGTACCTCAATTATCAGCAATCCACGATGTTTATAACTATGCTAAAACAAGAAACGTTTCGGTTATTGGTGATGGTGGTATCAAGTTATCAGGAGATATTGTAAAAGCAATTGCAGCTGGTGCAAACTTAGTCATGTTAGGAAGTTTATTTGCTGGTACGGATGAAGCTCCAGGAGAAGAAATCATTTTCCAAGGTCGTAAATTTAAAGCATACCAAGGAATGGGTTCTTTAGCAGCGATGAAACGTGGATCTAAAGATCGTTATTTCCAATCAGATGCTAATAAATTAGTTCCTGAAGGAATTGAAGGTCGTGTTCCTCATAAAGGTTCTATTTCAGACGTAGTTTATCAATTATGTGGTGGTTTAAGAGCTGGAATGGGTTACTGTGGTACACCTACTATTCAAGATTTAATTGAAAATGGTAAATTCGTTAAGATTACAGGTGCTGGTTTACATGAATCTCATCCACATGATGTTGTAATTACAAAAGAAGCTCCAAATTATTCTAATTAA
- a CDS encoding SusD/RagB family nutrient-binding outer membrane lipoprotein has translation MKLLNKLVLFTLLGASVGTLTSCDNDLEEINVNNNNPEVVPTYTIFNGANRYLMNYTRDGWWSARMSLPWMQYSSQNNYLEEDKYQYRDAQTANGWTYLYRSANNYKDIIQRVENPTTASQMAAYGNPQNQIAASRIMLAYTFDNLVTHFGDVPYWSYGQQGNPDFQALQIDTYVTPKYASQEAIYADLLNELKAASEQIVLGEKVFTGGDNIYDGDAAKWKKFANSLRLRIANRLKAKMPAAQTHITDAIASGVFESNADNAIHAFGTADAEGNPFWKTFYVDNRSDFFVNQTFVELLKGDTGSYGLDPRLFKIVAPHGATVQTIKAGSEGTSTDLTKYTGMPYGQPTADATYLNTSIINFFSSNYTKINKGEVLMEYAEVQFILSEVNGWSQANYEAGVRANMERWGVDTASIDAFVAALPAASQEHVLNQKYITLLGNADEAWNEYRRTGYPNTSILLMPGETGTRPNGTTYVFTPLISGNVVVTDLPGRVRYPVSQQTLNRANWTAAISGLSNGDEINSKLYFAR, from the coding sequence ATGAAACTTTTAAATAAATTAGTTCTATTCACATTATTAGGAGCTTCAGTTGGAACTTTGACTTCTTGTGATAATGATTTAGAAGAAATCAATGTTAACAATAATAATCCCGAGGTTGTACCTACTTACACAATCTTTAATGGGGCTAACAGATACTTAATGAACTATACACGTGACGGATGGTGGTCTGCACGTATGTCATTACCTTGGATGCAATACTCTTCTCAAAATAACTATTTAGAAGAAGATAAATATCAATATAGAGATGCTCAAACTGCAAATGGTTGGACATATTTATATCGTTCAGCGAATAACTATAAAGATATAATCCAAAGAGTGGAGAATCCAACAACAGCATCTCAAATGGCTGCTTATGGTAATCCTCAAAATCAAATTGCAGCTAGCCGTATTATGTTAGCTTATACATTTGATAATTTAGTAACACACTTTGGTGATGTGCCTTACTGGTCTTATGGTCAACAAGGAAATCCAGATTTCCAAGCTTTACAAATTGATACTTATGTAACTCCAAAATATGCATCTCAAGAAGCAATTTATGCTGATTTATTAAATGAATTAAAAGCAGCTTCTGAGCAAATTGTATTAGGTGAAAAAGTTTTCACTGGAGGTGATAATATTTATGATGGTGATGCAGCAAAATGGAAAAAATTCGCTAACTCTTTACGTTTAAGAATTGCTAACCGTTTAAAAGCTAAAATGCCTGCAGCACAAACACATATTACAGATGCAATTGCAAGTGGTGTGTTTGAATCAAATGCTGATAATGCGATTCATGCTTTTGGAACTGCTGACGCGGAAGGAAATCCATTCTGGAAAACTTTTTACGTAGATAACCGTTCTGATTTCTTCGTAAACCAAACATTTGTTGAATTATTAAAAGGTGATACGGGTTCTTACGGGCTTGATCCTCGTTTATTTAAAATTGTTGCACCACACGGAGCTACAGTTCAAACAATTAAAGCTGGTTCTGAAGGAACGTCAACAGATTTAACTAAGTATACAGGTATGCCTTATGGGCAACCAACAGCTGATGCAACTTACTTAAATACATCTATTATCAATTTCTTCTCTTCTAATTACACAAAAATTAATAAAGGAGAAGTATTAATGGAGTATGCTGAGGTTCAGTTTATTTTATCTGAAGTTAACGGATGGTCTCAAGCAAACTACGAAGCTGGTGTTAGAGCTAATATGGAGAGATGGGGAGTTGATACAGCAAGTATTGATGCGTTTGTAGCAGCTTTACCTGCAGCTTCTCAAGAACACGTATTAAATCAAAAATACATCACTTTATTAGGAAATGCTGACGAAGCTTGGAACGAATATAGAAGAACAGGTTATCCAAACACTTCTATTTTATTAATGCCAGGTGAAACAGGAACTCGTCCTAACGGAACAACTTATGTATTTACACCATTAATTTCTGGAAATGTAGTTGTTACAGATTTACCAGGTCGTGTTAGATACCCAGTTTCTCAACAAACATTAAATAGAGCAAACTGGACTGCTGCAATTTCTGGATTATCTAACGGTGATGAAATTAACTCTAAGTTATATTTCGCACGTTAA
- the coaD gene encoding pantetheine-phosphate adenylyltransferase encodes MARIAVFPGSFDPITIGHIDIIERAVPLFDKIIVAIGTNSSKNYMFSLEQRKEFIAQSIAKYDNVEVDVYEGLTVDYCREKEASFILRGLRNPADFEFEKAIAHTNRAITNHDIETIFLLTSSGKAYISSSIVRDVMRNGGNYTILVPDVVRI; translated from the coding sequence ATGGCAAGAATAGCAGTTTTCCCAGGTTCTTTTGATCCAATTACTATTGGTCATATCGATATTATTGAACGTGCAGTTCCATTATTTGATAAAATTATTGTTGCAATAGGTACAAATTCTTCTAAAAATTATATGTTTTCATTAGAACAACGCAAAGAATTTATTGCGCAATCTATTGCTAAATATGATAATGTTGAAGTTGATGTTTATGAAGGTTTAACTGTAGATTATTGTCGTGAGAAAGAAGCAAGTTTTATTTTAAGAGGATTAAGAAACCCTGCTGATTTTGAGTTTGAGAAAGCGATAGCACACACCAATCGTGCAATTACAAATCACGATATCGAAACGATTTTCTTGTTAACATCTTCAGGAAAAGCATATATTTCTTCAAGTATTGTAAGAGATGTAATGCGTAACGGAGGTAACTATACTATTTTGGTGCCTGATGTTGTAAGAATTTAA